CGCAGCGCCGCCTGATAAAGCCGCAGCTGGGCACAGATCCCTTCAAAATCCCCTGTGGTGTCTGTCTCCATCAGTTCCTTTGCCCTGCGAATCAAAAGAACCATGGCACCGGCCGTGGCCTTGGAATCAATGATGCAGATCTTCTTTTCCGGATGTTCTTCCAGAACCATCTCCCGCCCCATCACCGCAGCGTTATACGTACCGGAAAGGTTTGCAGAGATCGTAAAGCAGACGGTTTGATCCCCTGCTTCAAATGCGCGGGCAAAGGCTGCGGGAGACGGGCAGGCAGTGGAAGAGGCGCTTTTCTCATCTGCCATAGCCGCCAGTAAATCCGGCACCTCCAACTCGTCATTGTCTACAAATTCCCGGCTGCCCACCTGGATTCTCAAGGGAACAATTTCAAAGTGAACCCGGTCGCTGGTAAAGCTGTTCATCGGCAGATCGCAGCTGCTGTCACTGACAATGTTCCAAGTCATATAAATCTCCTTAACACATGGTTTTCTTTACCACATTTTTAATTATCATACCGCACTTGCTTATATTTGTCAATGCAAAAATATCTTATGCATCTGGGGTGTTTTTTTCATGATTGAAAGCATCTTCGATCATCTTCCGGCGGCTTGCCACGTATCCGGATCAGCATCCTGGCTCCATCATTTCACCACCGGCAAAAGGCATGTCCAAAACATGGTGAACATCGTTCCGCAGTCTCTTTCGCTGTCGCTGGATTTAACGCAAGAGAGACTGCTGTTGCTCTTCGGAGCTTTCATAAAAGCAGAAGGGGCTGCTTTCTTCAGCCAAGAACGAAGGGCTTTCCAACTTGACAGTCCTCTCTGACTGTGCTATTCTTATATGGTTCGCGTAAGAACTGTTCTAATAAGAACAAATTGGAGGCTGTCATGTCCAGTTTCTATACCCGTCTTTTACAGTTCGCCCAGCAATTTCAAAAATTTTATACCCGCCAGTTCTCTCCCATGATGGAGCAGTCCGGTCTGACCATGTGCGAGATTGATGTACTGCTTTTCCTGGCCAATAATCCCCCCTATGATACTGCCCGGGATATCACGCTCTTGCGTGGACTCTCCAAGTCTCAGGTCTCCCAGGCTGTCGACGATCTGGTAGCAGAGGGCCTGCTCCTGCGCACTCCTGACCAGAAGGATCGGAGGGTGGTTCATCTGTCCATCACTGCTTCGGGCGCTCCCCTGGTTCAAAGGTGCCAGGCTATTCAGGAGCAGTGCTCTCAGCGGCTTTTATCCGGTCTGACGCCTGAAGAGCAGTCTCAGTTTCGTTCCCTTTTAAATACCGTCTTGAACACCAGCATCTTATGAGGAGGCATTCCAATGAAGTGGATGAGTCAGAAACATGTGGATTTAGGTAGCGGCAGCGTTGGAAGGCTTTTGCTCTCCCTGGCCGCGCCTACCATTACCTCGCAGATTGTCAACATGCTTTATAATCTGGTGGACCGGGTCTATATCGGCCATATGCAGCCCACCGATACCGTGGGCAAGCTGGCTCTCACTGGAGTGGGCGTCTGTCTGCCTGTGATCCTCATCATCTCCGCTTTTGCCGCGCTGATGGCCATGGGCGGCGCTCCCAGGGCATCGATTCAAGAGGGGCGTGGAAATTCCAGAGAGGCCGAGCGCATTATGGGCAACTCCTTTACCCTGCTGGTTTTTGCCTCTCTGATCCTGACACTGGTATTTCGGATCTGGGCAGAGCCTATCCTGCTGCTGTTTGGCGCCAGCGAGAATACCATCGGCTATGCACTGGACTATTTAAATATCTATGCAATCGGCACTATTTTCGTACAAGTAACTCTTGGTATGAACTCCTATATTACAGCCCAGGGTTTTACGATGACTGGCATGAAAACGGTGCTCATTGGCGCTGTTTTAAACACGATTCTGGACCCCATCTTTATTTTTGGGCTAGATATGGGTGTACAGGGTGCGGCCCTGGCCACGGTTTTGTCTCAGGCCGTGTCGGCGGCATGGGTTTTTCGCTTTTTGGTGGGTCCCCAGACCCGCTGGCACCTCCGCCGTGAAAACCTGCGGCCTGTGCCCTCCGTATTTTTGCCCTGTCTGGCCCTTGGGATGTCCCCTTTTATCATGCAAAGCACAGAGAGTCTGATTACTGTATGCTTCAACTCCTCCCTGCTGAAATATGGCGGTGATATCGCCGTCGGTGCTATGACGGTACTCAGCAGCATCATGCAGTTTGCCATGATGCCGCTGCAGGGCTTGACTCAGGGCGCCCAGCCTATCATCAGCTATAACTTCGGCGCACGAAACGTTCAGCGGGTCCGCGACGCCTTTCAGGTACTTTTAAAAGCCTGCATCGCTTACTCCCTCACCCTGTGGCTGTTGGTGCAGCTGTTCCCTCAGTTGTTTGTGCTGATTTTTAACGATAACCCAGATCTGGTGAACTACGCCTCCTGGGCACTGCGGATTTATATGGCTGCAACTGGAATTTTTGGCGCTCAGATTGCCTGCCAGCAGACCTTTGTGGCACTGGGCAACGCCAAAACTTCTCTCTTTCTGGCTGTCCTGCGGAAAATCATTCTGTTGATTCCCCTGATCTATCTCCTCCCCCTCTTTTTCTCAGACAAGGTGTTCGCTGTCTTTCTGGCCGAGCCGGTAGCAGATCTGCTGGCAGTATGCACCACAGTCATCCTCTTTACTATTCAGTTTAAAAAGAGTCTGGCGGAATTGGAGCAGTCACCCTCCTGAAATGATACAGCCACCGGCTGAGCCAGTGGCGATGACTCGTTAAAACAGCAGCGGCGCGCACAAAAAGCTTGTGCGCGCCGCT
This genomic window from Pusillibacter faecalis contains:
- a CDS encoding DegV family protein, translating into MTWNIVSDSSCDLPMNSFTSDRVHFEIVPLRIQVGSREFVDNDELEVPDLLAAMADEKSASSTACPSPAAFARAFEAGDQTVCFTISANLSGTYNAAVMGREMVLEEHPEKKICIIDSKATAGAMVLLIRRAKELMETDTTGDFEGICAQLRLYQAALRTCFTLENFDNLIKNGRMRPLVGTLLRSLGIHVIADATPQGTIHVADKARGEAKTWKAITALMAASKDCAGAEVVISHCENMKGAGKLKEQILTDLPVKSVEIISCRGLTSFYAMEKGLIIGY
- a CDS encoding MarR family winged helix-turn-helix transcriptional regulator; the encoded protein is MSSFYTRLLQFAQQFQKFYTRQFSPMMEQSGLTMCEIDVLLFLANNPPYDTARDITLLRGLSKSQVSQAVDDLVAEGLLLRTPDQKDRRVVHLSITASGAPLVQRCQAIQEQCSQRLLSGLTPEEQSQFRSLLNTVLNTSIL
- a CDS encoding MATE family efflux transporter, encoding MSQKHVDLGSGSVGRLLLSLAAPTITSQIVNMLYNLVDRVYIGHMQPTDTVGKLALTGVGVCLPVILIISAFAALMAMGGAPRASIQEGRGNSREAERIMGNSFTLLVFASLILTLVFRIWAEPILLLFGASENTIGYALDYLNIYAIGTIFVQVTLGMNSYITAQGFTMTGMKTVLIGAVLNTILDPIFIFGLDMGVQGAALATVLSQAVSAAWVFRFLVGPQTRWHLRRENLRPVPSVFLPCLALGMSPFIMQSTESLITVCFNSSLLKYGGDIAVGAMTVLSSIMQFAMMPLQGLTQGAQPIISYNFGARNVQRVRDAFQVLLKACIAYSLTLWLLVQLFPQLFVLIFNDNPDLVNYASWALRIYMAATGIFGAQIACQQTFVALGNAKTSLFLAVLRKIILLIPLIYLLPLFFSDKVFAVFLAEPVADLLAVCTTVILFTIQFKKSLAELEQSPS